A window from Sinorhizobium fredii encodes these proteins:
- a CDS encoding VOC family protein, whose product MRQTIARVAILVPDYVEGIAFYCGRLGFDLIEDTDLGGGKRWVLVRPKGATETALLIAKAEGDRQKAAIGNQTGGRVGFFLFTDDFARDHATMLAAGVEFLETPRHEAYGIVAVFTDPFGNRWDLLQPAS is encoded by the coding sequence ATGAGGCAGACCATTGCCCGGGTCGCCATTCTCGTCCCGGACTATGTCGAGGGCATCGCCTTCTATTGCGGTCGCTTGGGCTTCGATCTGATCGAGGACACCGATCTAGGCGGCGGCAAGCGCTGGGTGCTGGTGCGGCCGAAAGGCGCGACCGAAACGGCGCTGCTCATCGCCAAGGCCGAGGGCGATCGGCAGAAGGCGGCGATCGGCAATCAGACCGGCGGCCGCGTCGGCTTCTTCCTCTTCACCGACGACTTTGCCCGCGACCATGCGACGATGCTTGCCGCCGGCGTCGAATTCCTCGAGACGCCGCGCCATGAGGCCTACGGCATTGTCGCCGTCTTCACCGATCCGTTCGGCAATCGTTGGGACCTCCTGCAACCCGCCTCTTGA